The Vescimonas coprocola genome includes a window with the following:
- a CDS encoding recombinase family protein, with translation MRRKKDRSNGITALYERLSRDDDNAGESNSIVHQKQMLEDYAMKHGFTNLVHFTDDGWSGATFDRPSWNRLVEGVKNGEITACICKDMSRIGRDHLQVGFFTDILFREKEVRFIAINNGIDSDRQETSEFAPFLNIMNEWFVRDTSKKIKAVLKSRGSSGNAHTSNIPPYGYLKDPENPDHWIIDEEAAEVVRRIYRMTIEGKGPYQIARELSEEKIERPSYYLGKKGLGNHASNYDKENPYMWRGNQVTTLIARPEYIGKTVNFRTFKNSYKDKKTKRADKEDWVVFDDTQEPIVDEETWLLAQKLRQNVRKADPMGEPNVLTGKIYCADCGAPMYNHRQRKGRERIYYTAKGEKRTSYSNPADCYECSTYNLAYQKYDRHCTCHHISTKALKSIILKTIQETCHYVSLNEREFVYSLQEESAMKDIAVSETVKNRIERNQKRVHELDMLIRKIYEDNVIGRLPDRLFQSMLTDYENEQNELNKIIETDTADMQRIIGGQNNVERFLKLVKKYENITELTPAMINEFIDKILVHEPQGKGADRTTEVEIYLNYVGQFQVPVEQHEPTEEERIAAEKEAERLRRKRESNRKYMKKIREKSKEFAEHERIAEEKSSDSNVCVEQNATSKSNRQKVKGEKIA, from the coding sequence ATGAGAAGAAAAAAAGATAGAAGCAATGGCATTACTGCTTTGTATGAAAGACTGTCTCGTGATGATGATAATGCTGGAGAGAGTAACAGTATAGTTCATCAAAAGCAAATGCTTGAAGATTATGCTATGAAACATGGTTTTACGAATCTTGTTCATTTTACCGATGATGGTTGGAGTGGAGCGACTTTTGACAGACCTTCATGGAACAGACTTGTTGAAGGTGTTAAAAACGGAGAAATCACTGCCTGTATCTGCAAAGATATGTCCAGAATCGGCAGAGATCATCTGCAAGTAGGTTTTTTCACTGACATTCTGTTTAGAGAAAAGGAAGTTCGATTTATAGCAATCAATAATGGTATTGACAGTGACCGTCAAGAAACCAGTGAGTTTGCCCCTTTTCTGAATATCATGAATGAGTGGTTTGTCAGGGACACAAGTAAGAAAATTAAAGCTGTACTGAAATCCAGAGGTTCTTCCGGCAACGCTCATACAAGTAATATCCCACCATACGGCTATTTGAAAGACCCCGAAAACCCCGACCATTGGATTATTGATGAAGAAGCTGCTGAAGTAGTCCGCAGAATTTATCGCATGACTATTGAGGGAAAAGGACCTTATCAGATAGCAAGAGAACTTTCAGAAGAAAAAATTGAAAGACCATCTTATTATCTTGGCAAAAAGGGACTTGGAAATCATGCAAGCAACTATGACAAAGAAAATCCGTATATGTGGCGAGGAAATCAGGTTACTACTCTGATTGCCCGACCAGAGTATATCGGAAAGACTGTCAATTTCAGGACATTCAAAAATTCCTATAAGGACAAAAAGACGAAAAGGGCAGATAAGGAAGATTGGGTGGTTTTTGATGATACACAAGAGCCTATTGTCGATGAAGAAACATGGCTGCTTGCTCAAAAGTTAAGACAGAATGTAAGAAAAGCAGATCCTATGGGCGAGCCTAATGTTCTGACCGGAAAGATTTACTGTGCTGATTGTGGTGCGCCGATGTATAATCACAGGCAGCGGAAAGGGCGAGAAAGAATATACTATACTGCCAAAGGCGAAAAAAGGACAAGTTATTCCAATCCGGCAGATTGTTATGAATGTTCCACATATAATCTTGCTTATCAGAAGTATGACCGACATTGTACTTGCCACCATATTTCAACAAAAGCACTTAAAAGCATCATTCTGAAAACCATACAGGAGACTTGCCATTATGTTTCTTTGAATGAGCGGGAGTTTGTTTATTCTCTGCAAGAAGAATCGGCGATGAAAGATATTGCTGTTTCTGAAACTGTAAAAAACCGCATTGAAAGAAATCAGAAGCGAGTTCACGAACTGGATATGCTTATCAGGAAAATCTATGAAGATAATGTGATTGGAAGATTGCCGGACAGACTTTTTCAGAGTATGCTTACTGATTATGAAAATGAGCAGAACGAGCTGAACAAGATTATTGAGACTGACACCGCTGATATGCAACGGATTATAGGCGGTCAAAATAATGTGGAGCGTTTTCTAAAGCTGGTTAAAAAGTATGAGAACATTACAGAACTTACTCCTGCCATGATAAATGAATTTATCGACAAAATACTGGTTCACGAGCCACAAGGAAAAGGTGCAGACCGCACCACAGAGGTGGAGATATATCTTAACTATGTCGGGCAATTTCAAGTACCTGTGGAGCAGCATGAACCAACCGAGGAAGAAAGGATTGCTGCTGAAAAAGAGGCGGAACGACTTCGCAGAAAACGAGAATCCAATCGTAAGTATATGAAAAAGATTCGTGAGAAATCAAAAGAATTTGCGGAGCATGAGCGTATAGCAGAAGAAAAAAGCTCTGATAGCAATGTGTGTGTTGAACAGAACGCCACAAGCAAATCAAATCGGCAAAAAGTGAAAGGAGAAAAAATAGCATGA
- a CDS encoding DNA topoisomerase encodes MKLVLAEKPSVAQSIAKVLGAAKREDGYLEGNGYVVSWCVGHLVELAQPEVYDAKYSKWAYADLPIFPMDWQYEVSAGTKKQFGILKKLMAREDVASLVCATDAGREGELIFRLVYHKAGCRKPFERLWISSMEDVAIKEGFENLRSGTEYDALYEAALCRERADWIVGINATRLFSTLYGQTLNVGRVMTPTLAMAVMREAAISAFKPELFYTVQIGLDGFTAASERFKTKAAAEAVKQSCSVAIVQKAECKEKTEKPPALYDLTSLQREANRVLGYTAQQTLDYTQNLYEKKLVTYPRTDSRFLTEDMAHSLTDLVKLAFHTFPVEDVDNIPVHAEQVVNNKKVTDHHAIIPTRELQKCNLSELPKGELAILQLISNRLCVAVGDPHRYAETVIELDCGGTVFSTKGKTVVQDGWKALVQKNDSTKSDENVQTLPSVSVGDEMTVSGTEIKEGKTSPPKHFTDVIFCERKEWIGIEERSSA; translated from the coding sequence ATGAAATTAGTTTTGGCTGAAAAGCCTTCGGTTGCACAGAGTATTGCCAAAGTGTTAGGTGCTGCCAAGCGTGAGGATGGCTACTTAGAGGGAAACGGATATGTGGTCAGCTGGTGTGTAGGGCATTTGGTGGAGCTGGCACAGCCGGAAGTCTATGATGCGAAGTACAGCAAATGGGCTTATGCAGACCTTCCTATCTTCCCGATGGACTGGCAGTATGAGGTTTCTGCCGGTACGAAAAAACAGTTTGGGATTCTGAAAAAGCTCATGGCCAGAGAAGATGTTGCGAGTCTTGTGTGTGCAACAGATGCCGGTCGTGAGGGCGAGCTGATCTTTCGGTTGGTGTACCACAAAGCCGGGTGCAGAAAGCCGTTTGAGCGGCTTTGGATTTCCTCGATGGAAGATGTAGCAATCAAGGAGGGCTTTGAAAATCTCAGGTCTGGAACGGAATATGATGCTTTGTATGAAGCAGCACTGTGTCGAGAACGAGCCGACTGGATTGTTGGTATTAACGCTACTCGACTTTTTTCGACCCTTTACGGGCAGACCCTGAATGTTGGTCGTGTTATGACCCCTACCCTTGCTATGGCTGTTATGCGAGAAGCTGCCATTTCCGCATTCAAGCCTGAACTGTTCTACACAGTTCAGATTGGATTGGATGGTTTTACGGCTGCAAGCGAACGCTTCAAAACCAAGGCAGCAGCCGAAGCTGTCAAACAAAGCTGTTCGGTGGCAATCGTTCAGAAAGCTGAATGTAAGGAGAAAACAGAAAAGCCGCCTGCGCTCTATGACCTGACCAGTTTACAGAGAGAAGCCAACCGTGTGCTTGGCTACACGGCACAGCAGACCTTGGACTACACGCAGAACCTCTATGAAAAGAAACTGGTCACTTATCCCCGTACCGACAGCAGGTTTCTGACGGAAGATATGGCACATAGCCTGACCGACCTCGTAAAGCTGGCTTTCCACACATTCCCCGTGGAGGATGTGGATAACATACCAGTTCATGCAGAGCAGGTTGTGAATAACAAAAAGGTCACAGATCACCATGCCATCATTCCGACCAGAGAATTGCAGAAATGCAATCTGAGCGAACTTCCCAAGGGTGAACTTGCAATTTTGCAACTGATCTCGAATCGGTTGTGCGTAGCTGTTGGCGATCCGCACCGATACGCAGAGACAGTTATTGAGCTGGACTGTGGCGGTACCGTGTTTTCCACCAAAGGCAAAACTGTTGTGCAGGATGGATGGAAAGCTCTGGTTCAGAAAAATGATTCGACAAAATCCGACGAAAACGTGCAGACACTCCCTTCTGTTTCCGTTGGTGACGAAATGACCGTCAGCGGCACGGAAATCAAGGAAGGGAAAACATCTCCCCCTAAACACTTTACCGATGTGATATTTTGTGAGCGTAAGGAGTGGATAGGAATTGAAGAAAGGAGTTCAGCATGA
- a CDS encoding DUF4315 family protein gives MSAKLDRIGADLEKARKKRAEWDAKVKDLERRYREEENSEIHEMVHAANLNPEQLSELLRMFAADMAPKPDTINTMNEEETQNEI, from the coding sequence TTGAGTGCCAAGTTAGACAGAATAGGTGCAGACCTTGAAAAAGCCCGTAAGAAACGGGCAGAATGGGATGCTAAGGTGAAAGACCTGGAACGCAGATACCGTGAGGAGGAAAATTCCGAAATCCATGAGATGGTTCATGCTGCGAACCTGAATCCCGAACAGCTTTCCGAGCTGCTCCGTATGTTTGCTGCGGATATGGCTCCGAAGCCTGATACGATCAATACTATGAATGAGGAGGAAACGCAGAATGAGATTTAA
- a CDS encoding CHC2 zinc finger domain-containing protein, which translates to MNVFEVVKENVTARQAAEAYGLKVGRTGMACCPFHSDKSPSMKLDERYYCFGCGATGDAVDLTAKLFGIGLREAAVKLAEDFGLNYDSRQKPSIRPRIREPTPEQKYQKEENHCYKVLTDYFHLLREWEKKYAPKQPDEEWNPLFAEALYKKNYIEYLLDILLYGSLEERKALVAEQRKEVLKLEQRIAELSADRTMHSRRNPKQLRAERER; encoded by the coding sequence ATGAATGTATTTGAAGTTGTAAAAGAAAATGTTACTGCCCGACAAGCCGCAGAAGCCTATGGCTTGAAAGTGGGTCGCACTGGTATGGCGTGCTGTCCGTTTCACTCGGATAAGTCCCCCAGTATGAAGCTGGATGAACGCTATTACTGTTTTGGCTGCGGGGCAACCGGAGACGCTGTTGATCTGACAGCGAAGCTATTCGGTATCGGGCTGAGGGAAGCTGCTGTCAAACTTGCTGAAGATTTTGGTCTTAACTATGACAGCCGACAAAAGCCCAGTATTCGCCCTCGTATTCGTGAGCCGACACCGGAACAGAAGTATCAAAAAGAAGAAAATCATTGCTACAAGGTGCTGACGGATTATTTTCATCTTCTTAGAGAATGGGAAAAGAAATACGCTCCTAAACAGCCGGATGAGGAATGGAATCCCCTGTTTGCAGAAGCACTGTATAAGAAGAACTATATCGAATATCTACTTGATATTCTTCTGTATGGTTCATTGGAGGAACGAAAAGCACTTGTGGCAGAACAGAGAAAGGAGGTGTTAAAACTTGAACAGCGAATTGCAGAACTGTCAGCAGACAGAACCATGCACAGTAGAAGAAATCCGAAACAGCTTAGAGCAGAGCGAGAAAGGTAA
- a CDS encoding DUF4366 domain-containing protein, protein MRFKKIGAALLACAMCFGVFSTTAFAYVDESVATEEPAVEEKVPETEPEEPMLPLTPDGNLTLVDDAGSPTKSGKQFITAVTKNGNYFYIIIDRDDKGEETVHFLNQVDEADLLKLMDEEEVAEFTKPVEETKPEVVETVPEITEPTPEEKPKSTNMLPAILTLIVLACGGGFFVFKKVQEKKKAQEAAKPDPDADYVDDDEDYGYDPEFEDDDEDSSVDEDDNEPV, encoded by the coding sequence ATGAGATTTAAGAAAATTGGAGCCGCATTGCTGGCGTGTGCAATGTGTTTTGGCGTGTTTTCTACAACGGCATTTGCCTATGTAGATGAAAGCGTAGCGACTGAAGAACCTGCGGTCGAAGAAAAAGTTCCCGAAACAGAGCCGGAGGAGCCGATGCTACCGCTTACTCCCGACGGCAATCTGACTTTGGTTGATGACGCTGGCTCGCCTACGAAAAGCGGAAAGCAGTTCATTACCGCTGTAACCAAAAACGGAAACTACTTCTATATCATCATTGACCGTGATGATAAGGGCGAGGAAACCGTGCATTTTCTGAATCAGGTGGATGAAGCCGACCTGCTCAAGCTGATGGACGAGGAAGAAGTTGCAGAGTTCACCAAGCCGGTTGAGGAAACAAAGCCGGAAGTAGTTGAAACAGTTCCTGAAATTACAGAACCGACACCGGAGGAAAAGCCGAAATCCACAAATATGCTCCCGGCGATTCTTACTCTGATTGTGCTTGCCTGTGGTGGTGGATTCTTCGTATTTAAGAAAGTCCAGGAAAAGAAGAAGGCACAGGAAGCGGCAAAGCCTGACCCAGATGCTGATTATGTGGACGATGACGAGGACTATGGGTACGATCCGGAGTTTGAGGACGACGATGAAGATAGCTCCGTCGATGAAGATGATAATGAACCTGTGTAA
- a CDS encoding LPD16 domain-containing protein: protein MTNEYNPDGKEIRFIDSHYKDLFHIPDGSCVQIHYPDEMVVKPCTFIDEYHTQIGYNVFHICQFAEIMERNGASYMPEPEIMGDEAAWKVGKDRILAVQTCEDGYDYTLLDENYNEIDGGQVDNPELSMLEVRRDILESFGLERRELRAMFYEDVMEQAFEVGRQAVVVNDPIAELAFKLDRFAENFDPYEYMDQVDDVQAHIQEIKADLAAGNTAPYREFLNTAIEEAREETAVEVAKVLKSQLDKLDSPKRESVMEKLAQAAEKAAPASPSPKRKEPER, encoded by the coding sequence ATGACAAATGAGTACAACCCGGATGGTAAGGAAATCCGATTTATCGACAGCCATTATAAGGATTTGTTTCATATCCCCGATGGCAGCTGTGTGCAGATTCACTACCCGGATGAAATGGTTGTGAAGCCCTGCACCTTCATTGACGAGTATCATACGCAGATCGGATACAATGTGTTTCATATCTGCCAGTTTGCAGAAATTATGGAGCGCAACGGCGCAAGCTATATGCCGGAGCCTGAGATTATGGGCGATGAAGCCGCATGGAAGGTCGGAAAGGATAGAATCCTTGCGGTGCAGACCTGCGAAGATGGTTACGACTACACCCTGTTGGATGAAAACTACAACGAGATTGATGGCGGTCAGGTTGATAACCCTGAACTGTCCATGCTCGAAGTCCGCCGGGATATTCTGGAATCCTTCGGGCTGGAGCGCCGGGAACTGCGGGCAATGTTCTATGAGGATGTCATGGAGCAGGCTTTTGAAGTCGGCAGACAGGCGGTGGTGGTCAATGACCCTATCGCTGAGCTTGCTTTTAAGCTCGACCGTTTTGCAGAGAACTTCGACCCCTATGAATATATGGATCAGGTCGATGATGTGCAGGCGCATATCCAAGAAATCAAGGCAGATCTTGCCGCTGGTAATACGGCTCCGTATCGTGAGTTCCTGAATACAGCCATTGAAGAAGCCCGTGAGGAAACTGCGGTTGAGGTTGCCAAAGTGCTGAAAAGTCAGCTGGATAAGCTCGACTCTCCGAAGCGTGAGTCG
- a CDS encoding ATP-binding protein, which yields MKKLQFLKAGDYMKTITRAKYLDRIIELNGTPDIKIITGIRRSGKSKLMQAYIAYLKSNFENINIIFIDFMDLAYEEIKEYHALHAYVEEHYQEGKTNYLFVDEVQMCPKFELAINSLYSKGKYDIYVTGSNAFLLSADLATLFTGRYIEIHVFPFSFQEYCQYYDDISDKDKLFDEYAIKGGLAGSYAYRTEKDRTNYIKEVYETIVTRDLVQKYTLPDTLVLQRLSEFLMDNISNLTSPNKVSQLLTANETPTNHVTVGKYIKYLCNAFVFYDIKRYDIRGKKYLESSEKFYLCDSGIRYAILGSRNIDYGRVYENVVCIELLRRGYDVYVGKLYQKEIDFVAQRGSEKIYIQVSDNISGQETFERECSPLLQIRDAYPKMIIARTKHPQYSYEGIEIHDIADWLLQE from the coding sequence ATGAAAAAACTTCAATTTTTGAAAGCGGGTGACTATATGAAAACAATCACGAGAGCAAAATATCTCGATAGAATCATTGAACTGAATGGTACTCCTGACATCAAGATCATCACGGGCATTCGTCGATCTGGTAAGTCCAAATTGATGCAGGCGTATATTGCGTATCTGAAAAGCAATTTTGAAAACATCAATATTATCTTCATCGACTTCATGGATTTGGCGTATGAAGAAATCAAGGAATACCATGCCTTACACGCCTATGTGGAAGAACATTATCAGGAAGGAAAAACGAACTACCTGTTTGTAGACGAGGTTCAGATGTGTCCCAAGTTTGAGTTGGCAATCAATAGCCTGTACTCTAAGGGAAAATACGACATCTATGTAACAGGCTCTAATGCTTTCCTGTTGAGTGCAGATCTGGCAACTCTGTTTACCGGACGCTATATTGAAATTCATGTGTTTCCTTTCAGCTTCCAGGAATATTGCCAGTATTATGATGATATTAGTGACAAAGATAAGCTCTTTGATGAGTACGCTATCAAGGGCGGTTTAGCAGGTTCCTATGCTTATAGAACCGAAAAAGACAGAACAAACTATATCAAAGAGGTCTACGAAACGATTGTTACAAGGGATTTGGTACAGAAATATACTCTCCCGGACACTTTGGTTTTACAACGTCTGAGCGAGTTCCTTATGGATAATATCAGCAACCTGACTTCTCCGAATAAGGTCAGTCAGCTACTGACAGCAAATGAGACTCCAACCAATCATGTAACCGTCGGCAAGTACATTAAGTATTTGTGCAATGCTTTTGTATTTTATGATATTAAGAGATATGACATCCGAGGTAAGAAATACCTTGAAAGCTCTGAAAAGTTCTATTTGTGTGACAGCGGTATTCGATATGCAATACTGGGAAGCAGAAATATAGACTATGGCAGAGTATATGAAAACGTTGTTTGTATCGAGCTTCTTCGCCGTGGATATGATGTCTATGTCGGCAAGCTCTATCAAAAGGAAATCGACTTTGTTGCTCAGAGAGGTAGCGAAAAGATTTATATTCAGGTCAGCGACAACATTTCCGGGCAGGAAACATTTGAGAGAGAATGCTCTCCTCTGCTTCAGATTCGAGACGCTTATCCGAAAATGATTATTGCCAGAACCAAACATCCCCAATATAGCTATGAAGGAATCGAAATTCACGATATAGCCGATTGGTTGCTACAAGAATAA
- a CDS encoding VapE domain-containing protein, with product MQNCQQTEPCTVEEIRNSLEQSEKGKVYNTAANYKRVLQYDPLLKGAIRKNLLTERIDIVKPLGWYRDSPTLTDVDVKYLLLYFEENYGLTVEKKIIDAVAVIANENRYHPVCDFLNALQWDGTERIRFCLHRFLGSDTDDYTYEALKLFLLGAISRAFKPGCKFEVMLCLVGGQGAGKSSFFRLLAVNDDWFSDDLKKLDDENVYRKMQGHWIIEMSEMIATANAKSVEEIKSFLSRQKETYKIPYETHPADRKRQCVFGGSSNTLDFLPLDRTGNRRFVPVMVYPERAEVHILADEQASGEYINQMWAEAMEIYRSGNFRLRFSPAMNDYLKAHQKDFMPEDTKAGQILDYLERYSGSMVCSKQLYKEALGHDYDEPKQWELREINDIMNNAVTGWMAFSNPRYFPEPYRRQKGWERIRNDNEPDNSMDGFQEIPTEEMEQLGLPEEWLKQK from the coding sequence TTGCAGAACTGTCAGCAGACAGAACCATGCACAGTAGAAGAAATCCGAAACAGCTTAGAGCAGAGCGAGAAAGGTAAGGTTTATAATACTGCCGCAAATTATAAGCGTGTTCTGCAATATGACCCACTTTTGAAAGGGGCTATCCGAAAAAATCTTCTGACCGAAAGAATCGACATTGTGAAGCCCCTCGGTTGGTATCGTGACAGCCCGACATTGACGGATGTGGATGTGAAATATCTGCTCCTATATTTTGAAGAAAACTATGGATTGACCGTAGAGAAGAAAATCATAGACGCAGTTGCGGTTATTGCCAATGAAAATCGTTACCACCCTGTCTGTGATTTTCTCAATGCCTTGCAATGGGACGGAACAGAACGCATACGCTTCTGTCTGCACCGCTTTCTCGGTTCTGATACAGATGATTACACCTATGAAGCATTGAAGTTGTTTCTGCTGGGTGCTATCTCACGAGCCTTTAAGCCGGGGTGTAAATTTGAGGTAATGCTCTGTCTTGTAGGCGGTCAGGGAGCCGGAAAGTCCTCTTTCTTCCGTTTGCTTGCGGTCAATGATGATTGGTTCTCTGATGACTTGAAAAAGCTGGATGATGAAAATGTGTACCGCAAAATGCAGGGGCATTGGATTATTGAAATGTCGGAAATGATTGCAACCGCTAACGCTAAGAGCGTTGAAGAAATCAAGTCCTTTCTGAGCCGCCAAAAGGAAACCTATAAGATACCGTATGAAACACATCCGGCAGACAGAAAACGACAATGTGTGTTTGGAGGTTCTTCTAATACCCTTGACTTTCTTCCCCTTGACCGAACAGGCAACCGCCGCTTCGTTCCGGTTATGGTCTATCCTGAAAGGGCTGAGGTTCATATTTTGGCGGATGAACAGGCTTCCGGAGAGTATATCAATCAGATGTGGGCAGAAGCTATGGAGATTTACAGAAGCGGCAATTTCCGTCTGAGATTCAGTCCGGCTATGAACGATTATCTGAAAGCCCACCAAAAGGATTTTATGCCGGAGGACACAAAGGCAGGACAGATTTTAGACTATCTGGAACGCTATTCCGGCAGCATGGTCTGTTCCAAACAGCTTTATAAGGAAGCACTGGGGCATGATTATGACGAACCGAAACAATGGGAACTGCGAGAGATCAATGACATTATGAATAACGCTGTCACAGGCTGGATGGCGTTCAGCAATCCGAGGTATTTTCCAGAGCCTTACCGCCGACAAAAAGGCTGGGAGCGTATTAGGAACGACAACGAGCCTGACAACAGCATGGATGGTTTTCAAGAAATCCCGACAGAGGAAATGGAACAGTTAGGACTTCCAGAAGAATGGTTGAAGCAAAAATAA
- a CDS encoding TnpV protein yields the protein MTELKLRIHDESNGLDYVLVGDYYVPDLKLPEEHRPIGMWGRLHRTYLEQYRPARFSALCLSGELHTYLADLNEQATERCSLIIEQMKQAEGVTETMKADNQMLWVQSMNSIRNRAEEIIRQEMIYC from the coding sequence ATGACAGAATTGAAACTACGAATCCATGACGAAAGCAACGGTCTGGACTATGTTCTTGTGGGTGATTACTATGTGCCGGACTTGAAGCTACCGGAGGAACACCGCCCTATCGGTATGTGGGGCAGACTGCACAGGACATATTTGGAGCAGTACCGCCCTGCAAGGTTCTCTGCCCTCTGTTTATCCGGCGAACTGCATACTTACCTTGCTGATCTGAACGAACAGGCAACGGAAAGGTGCAGCCTTATCATTGAGCAGATGAAACAAGCCGAGGGCGTGACCGAAACCATGAAAGCAGACAATCAGATGTTGTGGGTACAGTCCATGAACTCTATCCGTAACCGAGCCGAAGAAATCATCAGACAGGAAATGATTTACTGCTGA
- a CDS encoding DUF5104 domain-containing protein, with translation MKKVLLLSSVIIILGLTGCSNKYFNDWFSSEQNETDKMCQQIIEACKQQDSEKLKSLFSEESKKSIENLDTEISDFFDYIEGSIQSFEGDCASSSESNYGKRKTELDGMYLILTEKERYCMNFYMYSEDDENAQNVGIYKIEIALESEVAEDNFIWDNPPNGIFVGGQN, from the coding sequence ATGAAAAAAGTATTGTTGCTTTCCAGTGTGATTATTATACTCGGTTTAACAGGCTGCTCTAACAAATATTTCAATGACTGGTTTAGCTCTGAACAAAATGAAACGGATAAGATGTGTCAACAAATTATCGAGGCATGTAAGCAACAGGATTCAGAGAAACTCAAATCTCTATTTTCCGAAGAAAGCAAAAAGAGCATTGAGAATTTAGACACTGAAATCTCTGATTTTTTCGATTATATTGAGGGCAGTATCCAAAGTTTTGAGGGCGATTGTGCATCATCAAGTGAAAGCAACTATGGTAAAAGGAAAACGGAATTGGATGGTATGTATCTCATATTGACAGAGAAGGAACGGTATTGTATGAATTTTTATATGTATAGTGAGGATGATGAAAATGCTCAAAATGTGGGGATATATAAAATTGAAATTGCATTGGAGAGCGAAGTGGCTGAGGATAATTTTATATGGGATAATCCCCCAAACGGTATTTTTGTTGGAGGACAAAATTGA
- a CDS encoding molecular chaperone has product MTRLTKIEKETIVLFNEGEDKANIYTHNAGLKKRLAAFAKKYPDLCRLEKSNVQGGVSYELAKSRLSIRFLPPYSEERRQKASEYAKKHGLNSQQGYCDNQG; this is encoded by the coding sequence ATGACGAGACTGACGAAGATTGAGAAAGAAACAATCGTTCTCTTTAATGAGGGCGAGGACAAGGCAAATATCTACACCCACAACGCCGGATTGAAAAAGAGGTTGGCTGCTTTTGCTAAGAAGTACCCTGACCTTTGCCGACTGGAAAAATCCAATGTTCAAGGCGGTGTTTCTTATGAGCTGGCAAAGTCCCGTCTGTCTATCCGTTTCCTGCCGCCTTACAGTGAGGAACGCAGACAGAAAGCCAGTGAATATGCGAAAAAGCATGGGCTGAACAGCCAGCAGGGATACTGTGATAATCAGGGCTGA